Proteins from a genomic interval of Planctomycetota bacterium:
- a CDS encoding metallophosphoesterase: protein MIALISDIHSNLEALTSVLNDIKQKGITEIICLGDIVGYSSNPAECINLIRNCKLVLMGNHDEALLQGAIGFTADARDAIEWTRKQLKPGWLASSGAKGRWDFIANLPTTYLDKDILYVHGSPRDPTTEYILESDTEQTWSGPPRKLQQIFEMFPRLCFVGHTHQPGVITEEFRFLKPPDFNYTFEFGSNKKYIINVGSVGQPRDGDNRSCYVTMDNDKITYHRIPYDYNITKEKINKTNALSQYFGERLEVGK from the coding sequence ATGATAGCGTTAATATCTGATATTCACTCGAACCTGGAAGCGCTGACCAGCGTTCTCAACGATATTAAGCAGAAGGGCATCACCGAGATAATCTGCCTGGGCGATATCGTCGGCTATTCGTCAAATCCGGCGGAATGCATAAATTTGATAAGAAATTGCAAGCTGGTGCTGATGGGTAACCACGATGAGGCGCTGTTGCAGGGCGCAATCGGTTTTACGGCGGATGCGAGAGACGCCATAGAATGGACCAGGAAACAATTAAAGCCCGGCTGGTTGGCTTCCAGCGGCGCAAAGGGGCGCTGGGATTTTATCGCCAATCTGCCAACCACCTATCTGGACAAGGATATTTTGTATGTGCACGGTTCGCCGCGCGACCCAACCACCGAATACATTCTGGAAAGCGACACGGAGCAAACCTGGAGCGGCCCGCCCAGGAAATTGCAGCAGATTTTCGAGATGTTCCCGCGGCTCTGCTTTGTCGGCCATACGCACCAACCTGGTGTGATTACCGAAGAATTCCGCTTCCTGAAGCCGCCGGATTTCAATTATACGTTTGAATTCGGCAGCAATAAGAAGTATATTATTAATGTCGGGTCGGTCGGGCAGCCCCGGGACGGCGATAATCGCAGTTGTTATGTAACCATGGATAATGATAAAATAACCTATCACCGAATACCTTACGATTACAATATTACCAAAGAGAAGATAAATAAAACCAATGCCCTGAGTCAGTATTTTGGGGAAAGGTTGGAAGTGGGGAAATAA
- a CDS encoding HPr family phosphocarrier protein: MERIVRISNKSGIHVRPAAQIAETSNKFQANVVFIKDGIEVNAKSIMELLTLAAGEGTKITIKAEGADEAKALDALEALVNSKFSED; the protein is encoded by the coding sequence TTGGAGAGAATAGTAAGGATTTCCAATAAATCGGGTATTCACGTCCGGCCTGCTGCCCAGATTGCAGAGACGTCCAATAAATTCCAGGCGAATGTGGTATTTATCAAGGATGGAATTGAGGTCAACGCCAAAAGCATTATGGAATTGCTGACTTTGGCCGCAGGCGAAGGGACTAAAATAACCATAAAGGCGGAAGGCGCCGACGAAGCCAAGGCGCTTGATGCCCTGGAGGCCCTGGTAAACTCCAAATTCTCGGAAGATTAA
- the raiA gene encoding ribosome-associated translation inhibitor RaiA has product MGDIKITARHIKITKDVKEYLQGKFDLLERYFDQIKHVEVILDHDKSKFVIEAIVSVVRGKKLVSKISDYNHMSAINSIVDKIEKQLVKLKEKTKQPHYHSAPSLKKDSGLEPEDWY; this is encoded by the coding sequence ATGGGCGATATTAAAATCACCGCCAGGCATATAAAAATCACCAAGGATGTCAAAGAGTATCTTCAGGGCAAATTCGATTTACTTGAGCGGTATTTTGACCAAATCAAGCATGTTGAGGTTATCCTGGACCACGACAAGAGCAAGTTTGTCATAGAAGCGATAGTTTCGGTGGTTCGCGGCAAGAAGCTGGTTTCAAAAATATCCGATTATAATCACATGTCGGCCATAAACAGCATCGTTGATAAAATAGAGAAACAGTTGGTTAAATTAAAGGAGAAGACCAAACAACCTCATTATCATTCTGCGCCTTCACTTAAAAAGGACAGCGGACTAGAGCCGGAAGACTGGTATTAG
- a CDS encoding PTS sugar transporter subunit IIA — protein sequence MKLCDFIAKSSIVKALKSADKKGAIVELVETVKNAHRSEKVKVAEVVDLLMKREKIGSTGIGNSIAVPHVKIEGLKSVIGAFGRSPAGIDFNAIDGELVHIIFLILAPMDDPEANLQVLRRISQATKQPNFCKFLRDAKDTAEIYGLFKEFDEVLN from the coding sequence ATGAAACTTTGTGACTTCATCGCGAAATCATCGATTGTCAAGGCGTTGAAAAGCGCCGATAAAAAAGGCGCGATTGTGGAATTGGTGGAAACCGTAAAAAACGCGCACCGGTCTGAAAAGGTAAAAGTGGCGGAAGTGGTGGACCTGCTGATGAAACGGGAAAAGATCGGCAGCACCGGCATCGGCAACAGTATCGCGGTTCCGCATGTGAAAATAGAGGGTTTGAAATCGGTTATCGGGGCATTCGGGCGTTCTCCGGCCGGCATTGATTTCAACGCGATTGACGGCGAGCTGGTGCATATTATTTTCCTTATTCTGGCTCCGATGGATGATCCGGAAGCCAATCTCCAGGTGTTAAGACGGATTTCCCAGGCGACTAAACAGCCTAATTTTTGCAAGTTTCTCAGGGATGCCAAAGACACTGCCGAGATCTACGGCTTATTTAAAGAGTTTGATGAGGTGTTGAACTAA
- the ptsP gene encoding phosphoenolpyruvate--protein phosphotransferase codes for MQIKKGIAVSPGIVIAKALLLDASEYPIPMRQIPSEDTAEEILKLEKAFSDSIAELGTIVKHLKRKITREAAPIIEAHIKILQDNYLKSQITGLIRTDRYTAEYSVSKVLKKYVKALTSSDKTDSFWGSRVNDIYDIEKRIIRNLLHDKITGISRLKEPVIIVSQDLTPSETATLDKSKIKGFTTDKGGRTSHTAIIARAMGIPAVVALNNITLDVASGDLLIVDGNSGIIIINPDKETIKKYSVIGRNFAFYEKKLLSETRNLPTKTKDGHEIMLYANIELPEETATVMQYKADGIGLFRTEWLYSDSYLLPSEKEHFEIYKKIATVLKNRKLTIRTLDIGGDKLGPVDGVISMEKNPFLGCRAIRLSLQNVPVFKAQLRGILRASRYGNVNIMFPMVSTIDEIRQAKDILEQVKADLRKRRIPFDENIKVGVMIEIPSAAIMADILMREVDFCSIGTNDLIQYTLAVDRTNEKVGYLYQPSHPAVLRLIKYVIDQGRKHNKPVSMCGEMAGDWIYTVLLLGMGLREFSVSPVVIPEIKKIIRSITLDEAKKIVDNIFAFDSVAEIEKYLKNYTRNIAPQLFE; via the coding sequence ATGCAAATCAAGAAGGGGATTGCCGTATCGCCGGGCATAGTTATCGCCAAGGCGTTATTGCTGGACGCTTCGGAATACCCCATACCCATGCGGCAGATTCCGTCTGAAGATACCGCCGAGGAAATACTGAAACTGGAAAAGGCCTTCAGCGATTCAATCGCCGAATTGGGAACCATCGTCAAGCACCTGAAAAGGAAGATTACCCGGGAAGCCGCCCCGATTATTGAGGCGCATATTAAAATCCTCCAGGATAATTACCTGAAATCGCAGATTACCGGCCTCATTAGAACCGACCGCTACACGGCCGAATATTCCGTTTCCAAGGTTCTTAAAAAATACGTCAAGGCGCTGACTTCAAGCGATAAGACGGACTCTTTTTGGGGCAGTCGGGTAAATGACATCTACGACATCGAAAAAAGGATTATCCGCAACCTGTTGCATGACAAGATTACCGGCATCAGCCGGCTCAAGGAGCCCGTCATCATTGTCAGCCAGGATTTGACGCCCAGCGAGACCGCGACGCTCGACAAGTCAAAAATAAAGGGATTCACCACGGATAAAGGCGGCCGGACCTCGCATACGGCCATCATCGCCCGGGCCATGGGCATCCCGGCAGTGGTGGCGCTTAATAACATCACCCTGGATGTCGCCTCGGGCGATTTGCTTATCGTCGACGGCAACAGCGGCATTATTATTATCAATCCCGACAAAGAAACCATTAAAAAATACTCCGTCATCGGGCGGAATTTCGCCTTCTACGAGAAAAAACTGCTCTCCGAAACGAGAAACCTTCCGACCAAAACAAAAGACGGCCATGAGATAATGCTCTACGCCAATATCGAATTGCCCGAGGAAACCGCGACGGTGATGCAATACAAGGCCGATGGCATCGGATTATTCCGGACCGAATGGCTCTATTCCGACTCTTATTTATTGCCGTCCGAAAAAGAACATTTTGAGATATACAAGAAAATCGCCACCGTGCTGAAAAACCGGAAATTAACCATCCGGACATTGGATATCGGCGGCGACAAATTAGGCCCGGTAGACGGCGTTATTTCCATGGAAAAGAACCCGTTTCTGGGATGCCGGGCCATCCGGCTGTCGCTCCAGAACGTGCCGGTCTTCAAGGCCCAATTGCGCGGGATACTCCGGGCGTCCCGTTACGGAAACGTCAATATCATGTTCCCGATGGTCTCAACCATCGACGAAATCAGGCAGGCCAAGGATATCCTGGAACAGGTAAAAGCCGACTTGCGCAAGAGAAGGATTCCCTTCGATGAAAATATCAAAGTTGGGGTGATGATCGAAATACCTTCGGCGGCGATAATGGCCGATATCCTGATGCGCGAAGTCGATTTCTGCAGCATCGGCACCAACGACCTGATTCAATACACCCTGGCCGTGGACCGGACCAACGAAAAGGTCGGCTATTTATACCAGCCTTCCCATCCGGCCGTTCTCCGGCTGATAAAGTATGTCATTGACCAGGGCAGAAAGCACAATAAACCGGTCTCCATGTGCGGGGAGATGGCCGGGGACTGGATTTACACGGTTCTCCTGCTCGGCATGGGATTGAGGGAATTCAGCGTTTCACCGGTCGTGATTCCGGAAATAAAGAAAATTATTAGGTCGATAACCCTTGACGAGGCGAAAAAAATCGTCGATAATATATTCGCTTTTGATTCGGTGGCGGAAATCGAAAAGTACCTGAAAAATTACACGCGCAATATCGCGCCGCAATTATTTGAATGA